One Camelus dromedarius isolate mCamDro1 chromosome 6, mCamDro1.pat, whole genome shotgun sequence genomic region harbors:
- the LOC105096346 gene encoding trace amine-associated receptor 8 has translation MTSNLSQPAAVQLCYENVNGSCIKTPYSPGSRVILYTLFGFGSLVAVFGNLLVMTSVLHFKQLHSPTNFLIASLACADFLVGVTVMPFSLVRSVESCWYFGARFCALHSCCDVAFCYSSVFHLCFISIDRYIAVTDPLVYPTKFTVSVSGICIGLSWVLPIAYSGAVFYTGVSDDGMEELVSALSCIGGCQIVVNQQWVLIDFLLFFIPTLVMIILYSKIFLIAKQQAVKIENTGSKAESSSESYKARVARRERKAAKILGVTVVAFMIAWLPYTMDTLIDAYMGFTTPAYIYEICCWGAYYNSAMNPLIYALFYPWFRKAIEVILRGGLFKNTSSTISLFSE, from the coding sequence ATGACCAGCAATCTTTCCCAACCTGCAGCTGTGCAGCTCTGCTATGAGAATGTGAATGGGTCTTGTATTAAAACTCCCTACTCACCCGGCTCTCGGGTGATTCTGTACACACTGTTTGGCTTTGGGTCTTTAGTGGCTGTGTTCGGAAACCTCTTGGTGATGACATCAGTTCTTCACTTCAAGCAGCTGCATTCTCCAACCAATTTTCTCATCGCCTCTCTGGCCTGTGCTGACTTTCTGGTGGGAGTGACTGTGATGCCTTTCAGCCTGGTCAGGTCCGTAGAGAGCTGCTGGTATTTTGGAGCCAGATTCTGTGCCCTTCACAGTTGCTGTGATGTGGCATTTTGTTACTCTTCTGTCTTCCACTTGTGCTTCATCTCCATCGACAGGTACATTGCTGTGACGGACCCTCTGGTCTATCCCACCAAGTTCACGGTGTCTGTGTCAGGCATATGCATCGGCCTCTCCTGGGTCCTGCCCATTGCTTACAGCGGTGCTGTGTTCTACACAGGTGTCAGTGATGATGGGATGGAGGAATTAGTAAGTGCTCTCAGCTGTATAGGTGGTTGTCAAATTGTTGTAAATCAGCAATGGGTTTTGATAGATTTTCTGTTATTCTTCATACCTACTCTTGTTATGATCATTCTTTACAGTAAGATTTTTCTCATAGCTAAACAACAAGCtgtaaaaattgaaaatactgGTAGCAAAGCAGAATCATCCTCAGAAAGTTACAAAGCCAGAGTggccaggagagagagaaaagcagccaAAATCCTGGGGGTCACCGTGGTAGCATTTATGATTGCATGGTTACCATACACCATGGATACATTAATTGATGCTTATATGGGCTTCACAACCCCTGCCTATATTTATGAGATTTGCTGTTGGGGTGCTTATTATAACTCAGCCATGAACCCTTtgatttatgctttattttatccATGGTTTAGGAAAGCCATAGAAGTTATTTTAAGGGGGGGACTTTTTAAGAATACTTCATCAACCATTAGTTTATTTTCAGAATGA
- the TAAR9 gene encoding LOW QUALITY PROTEIN: trace amine-associated receptor 9 (The sequence of the model RefSeq protein was modified relative to this genomic sequence to represent the inferred CDS: inserted 2 bases in 2 codons) produces the protein MVNSFSQAEAVALCYENVNGSCVKTPYSPGPQAVLYAVLGFGAMLAVFGNLLVIIAILHFRQLHTPXNLLIASLACADFLVGVTVMPFSTVRSVESCWYFGESYCKFHTCFDSSFCFASLFHLCCISIDRYIAVTNPLTYPTKFTVSVSGICIVLSWFFSVTYSFSIFYKGANEEGIEELVVALTCVGGCQAPLNQNWVLLCFLLFFIPTVAMVFLYGKIFLVAKHQARKIESTASQAQSSLESYTERVAKRERKAAKTLGIAMAAFLVSWLPYIIDAVVDAYMNFITPXYVYEILVWCVYYNSAMNPLIYAFFYPWFWKAIKLIVSGKVLRRDSSTINLFSEEADIG, from the exons ATGGTGAACAGTTTCTCCCAAGCTGAAGCTGTGGCGCTCTGCTATGAGAACGTGAACGGATCCTGTGTTAAAACTCCTTACTCCCCAGGTCCTCAAGCAGTTCTGTATGCGGTCCTTGGTTTTGGAGCCATGCTGGCTGTGTTTGGAAACTTACTGGTCATTATTGCTATTCTTCACTTCAGACAGCTGCACACAC TAAACCTTCTGATCGCATCGCTAGCCTGTGCAGACTTCTTGGTGGGAGTGACTGTGATGCCCTTCAGCACGGTGAGGTCTGTGGAGAGCTGCTGGTATTTTGGGGAGAGTTACTGTAAATTTCACACATGTTTTGattcttccttctgttttgcttctttatttcatttatgctGTATCTCTATCGATAGATATATTGCTGTTACCAACCCTCTGACCTATCCAACCAAGTTTACTGTCTCGGTGTCAGGAATATGCATTGTTCTCTCTTGGTTCTTCTCTGTCACGTACAGCTTTTCTATCTTTTACAAGGGGGCCAACGAGGAAGGGATTGAGGAACTAGTCGTTGCTCTCACCTGTGTAGGAGGCTGTCAGGCTCCACTGAATCAAAATTGGGTtctactttgttttcttctcttctttataCCCACTGTTGCCATGGTGTTTTTATACGGGAAGATATTTTTGGTGGCTAAACATCAGGCCAGGAAGATAGAAAGTACAGCCAGCCAAGCTCAGTCCTCCTTAGAGAGTTACACAGAGAGAgtagcaaagagagagagaaaagctgcTAAAACACTGGGCATCGCTATGGCTGCTTTCCTGGTCTCTTGGCTCCCGTACATTATTGATGCTGTGGTTGATGCCTACATGAATTTTATAACTC CCTATGTTTATGAGATTTTAGTGTGGTGTGTGTACTACAATTCAGCTATGAACCCCTTGATATATGCTTTCTTTTATCCATGGTTTTGGAAGGCAATCAAACTTATCGTGAGTGGCAAAGTCTTAAGAAGGGATTCATCAAcaattaatttgttttctgaGGAAGCGGACATCGGTTGA